Proteins encoded by one window of Bryobacteraceae bacterium:
- a CDS encoding protein phosphatase 2C domain-containing protein translates to MTYAFGNAQHIGRRSQQQDAFCFSNTGDEAFVSHGGVAAVLADGMGGMQHGGEASRTAAAAFLNAYRRKNTDEPIRDALYRSVHEANAAVYALALESGAGGEMGTTIVAAVLHADELHWVSVGDSALLLLRGGQLSQLNAVHNYATILDARVAAGQLSAAEALSDPQREALISHVGAESIPHVDLNGPLRLDAGDTVYLATDGLYRTLTADEMLSYMTGPPQEQCERLVGEALARGRENQDNVTILALSAYGSVESREPEPPAEPAPETAGVVPPAAPKRRWAVAAVAAFLLAALLGAGYWRYVYAAPVPPAAAADSTGAADGARR, encoded by the coding sequence TTGACCTACGCTTTCGGAAACGCGCAGCACATCGGCCGCCGATCCCAGCAGCAGGACGCCTTCTGTTTCTCGAACACCGGCGATGAGGCGTTCGTGTCGCATGGCGGCGTGGCGGCCGTGCTCGCCGACGGCATGGGCGGTATGCAGCACGGCGGCGAAGCCTCGCGAACGGCGGCCGCCGCGTTCCTGAATGCCTATCGGCGGAAGAATACCGACGAGCCGATTCGCGATGCGCTCTACCGGTCCGTGCATGAAGCCAACGCCGCTGTCTACGCCTTGGCCTTGGAATCCGGCGCGGGCGGGGAGATGGGAACCACGATCGTGGCCGCGGTGCTCCACGCCGACGAACTCCACTGGGTCTCGGTCGGCGACAGCGCGCTGCTGCTCCTGCGCGGCGGCCAGCTTTCGCAGCTCAACGCCGTCCACAACTACGCGACCATTCTCGACGCACGCGTCGCCGCGGGCCAGCTCTCGGCTGCCGAAGCTCTGTCGGACCCGCAGCGGGAAGCGCTCATCTCGCACGTCGGCGCCGAATCGATCCCGCATGTGGACCTGAACGGACCGCTGCGGCTGGACGCCGGCGACACGGTATACCTCGCCACCGACGGACTCTATCGGACGCTCACCGCCGACGAAATGCTGTCGTACATGACCGGGCCGCCGCAAGAGCAATGCGAGCGGCTCGTGGGCGAAGCGCTCGCTCGTGGCCGCGAGAATCAGGACAACGTAACGATCCTCGCGCTTTCGGCATACGGCAGCGTCGAGTCGCGGGAGCCCGAGCCCCCGGCCGAGCCCGCTCCGGAAACCGCCGGCGTAGTCCCGCCGGCCGCGCCGAAACGCCGGTGGGCCGTGGCCGCCGTGGCCGCTTTCCTGCTGGCTGCGCTTCTCGGCGCCGGGTATTGGCGCTACGTCTACGCCGCGCCTGTTCCGCCGGCGGCGGCGGCCGACAGCACGGGCGCCGCGGACGGAGCCAGGCGATGA
- a CDS encoding FHA domain-containing protein → MIQCASGHFFDEQKNSACPYCATPIDMPPPGRTVAIRPPAEGPPAAGGAPAAPLAGKTVRLVEEQLGIQPVVGWLVCIEGPDRGRDYRLRTEKNFIGRDPSMDVSVGSDPTVSRVRHAAVAFEPEEKQFWLIPGEASGLVYLNGQVVHSPGVMKHRDVVRLGKTQLMLVALVGEEFQWD, encoded by the coding sequence ATGATTCAATGCGCGTCCGGACATTTCTTCGATGAGCAGAAGAACAGCGCGTGCCCCTACTGCGCGACGCCGATCGATATGCCTCCTCCGGGAAGGACAGTGGCGATCCGGCCGCCCGCGGAGGGTCCACCGGCTGCCGGCGGCGCGCCGGCGGCGCCATTGGCCGGCAAGACCGTGCGGCTGGTGGAGGAACAACTCGGCATTCAGCCCGTCGTCGGCTGGCTCGTCTGCATCGAGGGACCGGACCGCGGGCGCGACTATCGCCTCCGCACGGAGAAGAACTTCATCGGGCGAGACCCGTCGATGGATGTCTCGGTCGGTTCCGATCCCACCGTCTCTCGCGTCCGCCATGCCGCGGTCGCCTTTGAGCCGGAGGAGAAACAGTTTTGGCTGATCCCGGGCGAAGCCTCCGGTTTGGTTTATCTGAACGGCCAGGTGGTCCACTCGCCGGGAGTGATGAAGCATCGCGACGTCGTCCGGCTCGGCAAGACCCAGTTGATGCTGGTGGCGCTCGTCGGCGAGGAATTTCAGTGGGATTGA